From Gemmatimonadales bacterium, a single genomic window includes:
- the rpmJ gene encoding 50S ribosomal protein L36, translating into MKVRSSVKPICEHCKVVKRQGVVRIICKRNPKHKQRQG; encoded by the coding sequence GTGAAGGTACGTTCGAGTGTCAAGCCAATCTGCGAACACTGCAAAGTCGTGAAGCGACAGGGCGTTGTTCGCATCATTTGCAAGCGCAACCCCAAGCACAAGCAACGGCAGGGCTGA
- the pyrF gene encoding orotidine-5'-phosphate decarboxylase, translated as MADIILALDVESGDAGRRLLDRLPDLRWAKVGSVLMTREGAPFLAELHQRGVRIFLDLKWHDIPNTVAGAVSAAESLGVAMATVHTLGGVPMLRAAQDAAGEMNLVGVTVLTSLDAAGYADAVGRDAVDLEREVPRLAAAAIGAGLRGVVCSPAEIGVVRPVVPAGGWVVVPGIRRAIDAAGDQVRVATPREAAAAGATHLVVGRPITQAPNPAAVLAEFTAEAGAA; from the coding sequence GTGGCTGACATCATCCTTGCGCTCGACGTGGAATCGGGCGACGCCGGCCGCCGGCTCCTCGACCGTCTCCCCGACCTGCGCTGGGCCAAGGTTGGGTCGGTCCTGATGACGCGGGAGGGGGCACCCTTCCTCGCGGAGCTTCACCAGCGGGGCGTCCGGATCTTTCTCGACCTCAAGTGGCACGACATCCCGAACACGGTCGCCGGCGCCGTGAGCGCGGCCGAATCGCTCGGCGTCGCGATGGCCACGGTGCACACGCTGGGGGGTGTCCCGATGCTCCGGGCCGCGCAGGATGCCGCCGGCGAGATGAACCTCGTCGGCGTGACCGTCCTGACCTCGCTCGATGCGGCGGGATATGCCGACGCCGTCGGCCGGGACGCGGTGGACCTCGAACGCGAGGTGCCACGGCTGGCAGCTGCGGCGATCGGGGCAGGGCTCCGGGGGGTCGTCTGTTCGCCGGCGGAGATCGGGGTGGTCCGGCCGGTGGTGCCGGCCGGGGGGTGGGTGGTGGTGCCGGGGATTCGGCGAGCCATCGACGCGGCGGGCGATCAGGTCCGGGTCGCCACCCCGCGCGAGGCGGCGGCCGCCGGGGCCACCCACCTGGTGGTGGGGCGGCCGATCACCCAGGCCCCGAATCCCGCCGCGGTATTGGCGGAGTTCACGGCCGAGGCCGGTGCGGCATGA
- a CDS encoding dihydroorotate dehydrogenase, with protein MAATALERMVFGVRFQNPLVLASGTAGYGRELDGVMDIDRLGGLVTKAVSVEPRAGNAPPRVTEFRGGMLNAIGLANPGLAQVRAVEMPWLLQRMQAARVLVNVVGFTLDEYAAVIEGLDDLEGITAYELNLSCPNTSAGGLEFGADAASVTTIISRCRRVTGRPLVAKLSPVLPDIAALALVARDAGADGVSVVNTMPGLALNPDGVPRLGNGNGGASGPALLPAGVLAVRRVRERAPDLPIIGLGGVRSAADVRQYLAVGATLVGIGTGALADPRLPARIIRDLERHRG; from the coding sequence ATGGCGGCCACCGCGCTGGAGCGGATGGTCTTCGGAGTCCGCTTCCAGAATCCCCTTGTGCTCGCGTCGGGCACCGCCGGCTACGGCCGTGAACTCGACGGCGTGATGGACATTGACCGCCTCGGCGGGCTGGTGACCAAGGCGGTCTCCGTCGAGCCCAGGGCAGGGAACGCCCCGCCACGGGTGACCGAGTTTCGCGGTGGGATGCTCAATGCGATTGGCCTGGCCAACCCCGGCCTCGCGCAGGTACGCGCGGTCGAAATGCCGTGGCTGCTTCAGCGGATGCAGGCGGCGCGCGTCCTTGTGAACGTCGTCGGCTTCACGCTCGATGAATATGCGGCGGTCATCGAGGGGCTGGACGACCTGGAGGGCATCACCGCGTACGAACTCAATCTCTCCTGTCCCAACACGTCGGCGGGGGGCCTCGAATTCGGCGCGGACGCCGCCTCGGTCACCACCATCATCTCCCGATGCCGGCGGGTGACCGGGCGACCGCTGGTGGCCAAGCTCTCACCGGTCCTGCCGGACATTGCGGCATTGGCACTGGTGGCGCGTGACGCCGGCGCCGATGGGGTATCGGTCGTGAACACGATGCCCGGGTTGGCGCTCAACCCCGACGGCGTCCCTCGGCTGGGCAACGGCAACGGCGGTGCCAGCGGTCCGGCCCTCCTCCCGGCCGGTGTGCTGGCGGTGCGCCGGGTGCGTGAACGGGCGCCCGACTTGCCGATCATCGGCCTCGGCGGCGTCCGAAGCGCCGCAGATGTCCGCCAGTATCTCGCGGTCGGCGCCACGCTCGTCGGCATCGGGACGGGCGCGCTCGCCGATCCGCGCCTTCCCGCCCGCATCATTCGCGACCTGGAGCGCCACCGTGGCTGA
- a CDS encoding N-acetylmuramoyl-L-alanine amidase, with product MSASEPDSGAPTCDASCDLFISLHVDALDTGKRRDYRSVNGFSTLIIGEENSADADRVARTENEALRFDSPEDQELVTGPLGYILKDLQMNEYLRESARAGALIQTHLEPVHPGANRGVKQRNDLIVLNTGRRPGVLVEIGYATSPSDAKYLMSKTGQRQIARALADAIVDYLLEFEWKSGARAGGPGR from the coding sequence ATGTCCGCCAGCGAACCTGATTCAGGCGCGCCGACCTGCGACGCCAGCTGTGATCTCTTCATCAGCCTTCATGTGGACGCCCTCGATACCGGGAAGCGGCGCGATTACCGCTCCGTCAACGGGTTCTCGACGCTAATTATCGGCGAGGAGAACTCCGCCGACGCGGATCGGGTAGCCCGGACAGAGAACGAAGCGCTGCGGTTTGACAGCCCCGAGGATCAGGAGCTGGTGACCGGCCCGCTGGGGTACATCCTGAAGGACCTGCAGATGAACGAGTATCTGCGTGAGTCGGCGCGCGCGGGGGCGTTGATTCAGACCCACCTGGAGCCGGTGCATCCCGGCGCGAATCGCGGTGTCAAGCAGCGCAACGACTTGATCGTGCTCAACACCGGCCGGCGGCCCGGAGTGCTGGTCGAGATCGGGTACGCTACCAGTCCGTCCGATGCGAAGTACCTGATGTCGAAGACGGGCCAGCGCCAGATTGCGCGCGCCCTGGCGGATGCCATTGTCGACTACCTGCTGGAATTCGAGTGGAAGAGCGGGGCGCGGGCCGGGGGCCCGGGCCGGTGA
- a CDS encoding N-acetylmuramoyl-L-alanine amidase yields MIALSLLLALTGAVPSQLLVATPRGETQLSVSTDADGRPMVAAYPLAAALAGTIRREGAWVTLVISRQDFAFLPGAPLFRLNDRLEPLAVPTIERGDSLFVPYQFVSEVLPRYLGELYKFDRTAGRLVQLGSVAVTAPAPKRLPNGLLPGHIVTVDAGHGGADPGNLGKFFPRGVTEKDVTLQVSLLLQEELVKRGITVRMTRTTDVRQRT; encoded by the coding sequence GTGATCGCCCTCTCGCTCCTCCTCGCGCTCACGGGCGCCGTGCCCTCGCAGCTTCTCGTGGCCACGCCGCGCGGCGAGACGCAGCTGTCGGTGAGTACAGATGCCGATGGCCGGCCGATGGTGGCCGCCTATCCCCTTGCCGCGGCACTGGCCGGGACCATCCGGCGCGAGGGCGCCTGGGTCACCTTGGTCATCTCCCGGCAGGACTTCGCCTTCCTCCCCGGCGCACCGCTCTTCCGCCTCAACGACCGGCTCGAGCCCCTGGCCGTGCCGACCATCGAGCGCGGCGATTCACTCTTCGTGCCCTACCAGTTCGTCTCGGAAGTTCTGCCGCGATATCTCGGCGAGTTGTACAAGTTCGACCGCACCGCGGGCCGGCTGGTCCAGCTTGGGAGCGTGGCCGTCACGGCGCCAGCGCCGAAGCGGCTGCCCAACGGGCTGTTGCCGGGGCACATCGTCACGGTGGACGCCGGGCATGGCGGCGCCGACCCCGGGAATCTCGGCAAGTTCTTTCCGCGCGGCGTCACCGAGAAGGACGTCACGCTTCAGGTCTCGTTGTTGTTGCAAGAGGAACTGGTTAAGCGCGGCATCACCGTGCGGATGACGCGCACCACTGATGTCCGCCAGCGAACCTGA
- the smpB gene encoding SsrA-binding protein SmpB, producing the protein MSTKSDAPTERRHSVARNPKATHDFHILETWEAGLVLTGTEVKSLRSGKASIKEAYARVSGGQVYLEGMNVTPYAQGNRYNHDPVRSRKLLLHRREINRLIGSVEREGLSLVPLELYFSRGKAKIAIGLGRGKKQHDKRQALKERMIDRETARAIAVGRQR; encoded by the coding sequence ATGTCTACCAAATCGGATGCGCCCACGGAGCGCCGGCATTCGGTCGCCCGCAATCCCAAGGCGACCCACGACTTCCACATCCTCGAGACGTGGGAGGCGGGCTTGGTGCTGACCGGCACCGAGGTCAAGTCGCTCCGCAGCGGCAAGGCCTCCATCAAGGAAGCGTACGCCCGGGTTTCCGGGGGACAGGTGTATCTCGAAGGAATGAATGTCACCCCGTACGCCCAGGGTAACCGGTACAATCACGACCCGGTTCGTTCGCGCAAGCTTCTCCTCCATCGTCGCGAAATCAATCGTCTCATCGGCTCGGTCGAGCGCGAGGGGCTCAGCCTCGTGCCGCTCGAGCTCTACTTCAGCAGGGGCAAGGCGAAGATTGCCATCGGGCTCGGCCGCGGCAAGAAACAGCACGACAAGCGACAGGCGCTGAAGGAACGGATGATCGACCGCGAAACGGCCCGCGCCATCGCCGTGGGGCGGCAACGGTGA
- the moeB gene encoding molybdopterin-synthase adenylyltransferase MoeB, which yields MADQLHPDLPPLTTAEFQRYSRHLILPHVGEAGQRRLKQARVLVVGAGGLGSPAALYLAAAGVGTIGLVDADVVDVSNLQRQVLHGTATIGLPKLDSATARIEDLNPFVTVEKFPERLTAKNALGIFEGFEVVLDGSDNFPTRYLINDAAYLSGIPDVYGAIFQFEGQASVFAAKGGPCYRCLYAEPPPPGMVPGCAEAGVLGALPGVVGSIQAMEAIKLLLGIGDPLIGRLLLFDALRMQFRELALQRDPACPLCGDSPSVRELIDYEAFCGVAPVAAAPGLEVTPAELQRELAGGRSIVLVDVREVPEWELVRLEGARLAPLSRLPGLANALDPAAEIVAYCHHGVRSLQAASFLRSVGLPNVRSLAGGIDRWAREIDREMVRY from the coding sequence ATGGCTGACCAACTCCATCCCGATCTTCCTCCGCTGACCACCGCCGAGTTCCAGCGGTATTCCCGGCATCTGATCCTCCCGCACGTCGGCGAGGCCGGCCAGCGCCGGCTGAAGCAGGCGCGCGTCCTCGTGGTGGGGGCCGGGGGCCTCGGCTCGCCCGCCGCGCTCTACCTCGCCGCCGCAGGCGTCGGGACGATCGGGCTCGTGGACGCCGACGTGGTGGACGTGAGCAACCTGCAGCGCCAGGTCCTCCACGGGACCGCCACCATCGGCCTCCCGAAACTCGACTCCGCCACGGCCCGAATCGAGGACCTCAATCCCTTCGTCACCGTGGAGAAGTTCCCCGAGCGGCTGACAGCGAAGAACGCGCTCGGCATCTTCGAGGGGTTCGAGGTGGTGCTCGACGGGAGTGACAACTTTCCCACCCGCTATCTCATCAACGACGCGGCGTACCTCAGCGGCATTCCCGACGTGTACGGCGCCATCTTCCAGTTCGAGGGTCAGGCGTCGGTCTTTGCGGCCAAGGGCGGTCCCTGCTATCGCTGCCTCTACGCGGAGCCACCCCCGCCGGGCATGGTGCCTGGATGTGCGGAGGCCGGGGTCCTTGGCGCGCTGCCGGGCGTCGTCGGTTCCATCCAGGCCATGGAGGCGATCAAGCTCCTCCTCGGCATTGGCGATCCCCTCATCGGACGCCTGCTGCTCTTCGATGCGCTCCGGATGCAGTTCCGCGAACTCGCCCTGCAGCGGGATCCCGCCTGTCCCCTCTGCGGCGACTCGCCGAGCGTCCGGGAACTGATCGACTACGAGGCGTTCTGCGGGGTGGCGCCCGTGGCGGCGGCCCCCGGGCTCGAGGTGACGCCGGCGGAACTCCAGCGCGAACTCGCGGGAGGGCGCTCCATCGTGCTGGTCGATGTGCGGGAGGTGCCGGAGTGGGAACTGGTGCGACTGGAGGGTGCGCGCCTGGCGCCGCTCTCCCGGCTGCCGGGCCTGGCGAATGCGCTCGACCCTGCGGCGGAGATCGTCGCGTACTGCCACCACGGCGTGCGTTCGCTGCAGGCGGCTAGCTTCCTGCGGTCCGTCGGGTTGCCCAACGTGCGGAGCCTCGCCGGCGGCATTGACCGGTGGGCTCGCGAGATTGATCGGGAGATGGTGCGGTACTGA
- a CDS encoding Rrf2 family transcriptional regulator encodes MTTWTEYSLIISLHLARRGGTEPVAARDISESERLPGDYVEQILLRLRRAGLVESVRGARGGYFLGRPPEQISVHDVMAACDHQIFEINCETHPVDEERCGPGAQCSIRPVWHALRTRVDDLLKGVSLTDLLQDEGRVAQLVGTAAAS; translated from the coding sequence GTGACAACCTGGACCGAGTACAGCCTCATCATCTCGCTGCATCTGGCGCGGCGGGGTGGGACCGAGCCCGTGGCGGCGCGGGACATCTCCGAGTCGGAGCGCCTCCCCGGCGACTATGTCGAGCAGATCCTCCTCCGGCTGCGACGGGCCGGGCTGGTGGAGAGCGTCCGCGGCGCGCGTGGCGGGTATTTCCTCGGGCGTCCCCCCGAGCAGATCTCCGTGCACGACGTCATGGCCGCCTGCGATCACCAGATTTTCGAGATCAACTGCGAAACGCACCCGGTGGACGAGGAACGCTGCGGCCCCGGCGCCCAGTGCAGCATCCGCCCCGTCTGGCACGCCCTCCGCACCCGGGTGGACGATCTCCTGAAGGGGGTCAGCCTGACCGACCTCCTGCAGGATGAAGGCCGGGTCGCGCAGCTCGTCGGGACCGCCGCCGCGTCCTGA